A portion of the Fusobacterium nucleatum genome contains these proteins:
- a CDS encoding PD-(D/E)XK nuclease family protein has translation MNKLIFNYLAYNNQNQNELYSKIYKIINEDSSNDTLVVVESGMAQKHYFAYVNKSKLLVKNNIVAFEDFLDRIFLSNKKVLGDIKRFFLFYSCLKEDTKNKLNINNYFECIEIADDFFEFFSYIKNKDMLKFLNLSKWQEEKFEIFFEIKEEMDKFLDKNSYIPSDWLYSLENLDLTYIKKYRKIIFYDIVDFPHNFLEIINSIQSICEVEILLQMENKDFDMENLKLNKVSLPYKKIDVKLSKYTNDLELHTMIRTNKYDGYFSVDLNKEDRYSIFTKSNKFYLNDTKFYQVIETYLNLLNGIDYKNKKYIDIFLVKENIFKNAFMSFYGLDIEDYRCFEKIISSDYRYISLELLNTDYYSYYLEDNENLKIKLKLIFETLNDIEKIKDISSLNDFLCDKFFSSKTDIDFFIEEKFDTLYDKIYEILGLLNSNENIDFFKNFNNFFKSSLGKNIFTLFFNYLNKIIIYSIQKNKNKDNELKDLDLIKYSVKNIENPAIIYTDSQTLSKIKVNNNLFTEQQKIKLGLKTNEDEILIQKYRFFQNLLSLNKIDIYSMVDKDNNIDFSAFVYEFINKYSALENNTDNLKQYFKSIYSKEKTDNFFKDETFFRAYSKDKSDFKDNILKIGAYDYIELKKNETFFFLDKICGIESSDEIVADIGISAKVLGNILHKTLEEIFRENWKNILQSSENLLISTDIIEKYLKRNIWKEELKIEIFMKNYINEVLTPRLVSNIEKFFKVLYEELKGEKILRIEAEKKSKTQNKAYLKYDEIEVFLNGRADLLIETSKARYIVDFKTGGYKKEQLEFYAIMFYGSDNSLPVYSTAYNFWDEQEAKNFKFEKHLIDKLPEKDSQFKELLIEFFKNKYYVLPKKSALKESDYDFNEYYRYKNIVPLDKMTGDIDE, from the coding sequence ATGAATAAATTAATTTTTAATTATTTGGCTTATAATAATCAAAATCAAAATGAACTATATTCTAAGATTTATAAAATCATAAATGAAGATAGTTCAAATGATACTCTTGTTGTTGTTGAAAGTGGAATGGCACAAAAACATTATTTTGCTTATGTGAATAAATCAAAATTATTAGTAAAAAATAATATTGTTGCTTTTGAAGATTTTTTAGATAGGATTTTTCTTTCGAACAAAAAAGTTTTAGGAGATATTAAAAGATTTTTTCTATTTTATTCTTGTTTAAAAGAGGATACTAAAAATAAATTAAATATAAATAATTATTTCGAATGTATAGAAATTGCAGATGACTTTTTTGAATTTTTTTCATATATAAAAAATAAAGATATGTTAAAATTTTTAAATTTATCTAAATGGCAGGAAGAAAAGTTTGAAATATTTTTTGAAATAAAAGAAGAAATGGATAAATTTTTAGATAAAAATTCATATATTCCAAGTGATTGGCTATATTCTTTGGAAAATTTAGATTTAACTTATATAAAAAAATATAGAAAAATTATTTTTTATGATATAGTTGATTTTCCACATAATTTTTTAGAGATAATAAACAGTATTCAATCTATTTGTGAAGTAGAAATTCTTTTACAAATGGAAAATAAAGACTTTGATATGGAAAATTTAAAATTGAATAAAGTTAGTCTTCCTTATAAAAAAATAGATGTGAAACTTTCAAAATATACAAATGATTTAGAACTTCATACAATGATTAGAACTAATAAATATGATGGTTATTTTTCTGTTGATTTAAATAAGGAAGATAGATATTCAATATTTACAAAATCTAATAAATTTTATTTGAATGATACAAAATTTTACCAAGTTATAGAAACTTACTTAAATCTTTTAAATGGAATAGACTATAAAAATAAGAAATATATAGATATTTTCCTTGTGAAAGAGAATATTTTTAAAAATGCTTTTATGAGTTTTTATGGTTTAGATATAGAAGATTATAGATGTTTTGAAAAAATAATTTCTAGTGATTATAGATATATTTCTTTGGAGCTTTTAAATACAGATTACTACTCATATTACTTAGAAGACAATGAAAATTTAAAAATTAAATTAAAATTAATATTTGAAACTTTAAATGATATAGAAAAAATAAAAGATATAAGCAGTTTAAATGATTTTTTATGTGATAAATTTTTTAGTTCAAAAACTGATATAGATTTTTTTATTGAAGAAAAATTTGATACTCTATATGACAAAATCTATGAAATTTTAGGACTTTTAAATTCAAATGAAAATATAGACTTCTTTAAAAATTTCAATAACTTTTTTAAATCTAGTCTAGGAAAAAATATATTTACTCTATTTTTTAATTACCTTAATAAAATTATAATTTATTCTATCCAAAAAAATAAAAATAAAGATAATGAACTTAAAGATTTAGACTTAATAAAATATTCTGTTAAAAATATAGAAAATCCCGCTATTATTTATACGGATAGCCAAACTTTATCTAAAATAAAAGTTAATAATAACTTATTTACTGAACAACAAAAAATAAAATTAGGTTTAAAAACTAATGAAGATGAGATTTTAATTCAAAAATATAGATTTTTTCAGAATTTATTATCTTTAAATAAGATAGATATTTATTCTATGGTAGATAAGGATAATAATATAGATTTTTCTGCTTTTGTCTATGAATTTATAAATAAATATTCAGCTTTAGAGAATAATACAGATAACTTAAAACAATATTTTAAGTCTATATATTCAAAAGAAAAGACAGACAATTTTTTTAAAGATGAAACTTTTTTTAGAGCTTACTCAAAAGATAAAAGCGATTTTAAAGATAATATATTAAAAATAGGTGCTTATGATTATATAGAGCTTAAAAAAAATGAAACTTTTTTCTTTTTAGATAAAATTTGTGGAATTGAAAGTTCTGATGAAATAGTAGCAGATATTGGAATATCTGCAAAGGTTTTAGGAAACATTTTGCATAAAACTTTGGAAGAAATATTTAGAGAAAATTGGAAGAATATCTTACAATCTTCTGAAAACTTATTAATTTCAACTGATATTATTGAGAAATATTTAAAAAGAAATATCTGGAAAGAAGAATTAAAAATTGAAATATTTATGAAAAACTATATTAATGAAGTGCTAACTCCAAGGCTTGTATCTAATATAGAAAAGTTTTTTAAGGTTCTATATGAAGAATTAAAGGGAGAAAAAATTTTAAGAATTGAGGCAGAAAAGAAATCTAAAACTCAGAATAAGGCTTATTTAAAATATGACGAAATAGAGGTGTTTTTAAATGGTAGAGCTGATTTATTAATAGAAACTTCAAAGGCAAGATATATTGTAGATTTTAAAACAGGAGGATATAAGAAAGAGCAATTAGAATTCTATGCAATAATGTTTTATGGTTCAGATAATTCTTTACCTGTTTATAGCACTGCCTATAATTTTTGGGATGAACAAGAGGCAAAAAATTTTAAGTTTGAAAAACATTTAATAGATAAGTTGCCAGAAAAAGATAGTCAATTTAAAGAATTACTTATAGAATTTTTTAAGAATAAATATTATGTTTTACCTAAAAAATCTGCACTAAAAGAAAGTGATTATGATTTTAATGAATATTACAGATATAAAAATATAGTCCCATTGGACAAAATGACAGGTGATATTGATGAATAA
- a CDS encoding MATE family efflux transporter, whose translation MNIKEFLFEDKKLIKRIFKIAIPSLFDLLAQTLISTSDMIMVSSIGASAISSVGVGSAAFNAIIPALIAVAIGTTAILSRTYGAKNREEGQKALMQSYFIAIPIGIILMLSFFFFAKPIIEIVGNAKDLNLEDAIIYQKTTAIGFVFLSIGITTFYAFRALGKNKIPMIGNTMVLIVNIIFNYLFIYILKWGVFGAALATSIARGSVVIMCIYLIFVNKRQWISLNIKKMKFDYFIAKRIIKVGIPAAIEQLALRFGMLIFEIMVISLGNLNYAAHKIALTAESFSFNLGFAVSLAATALVGQELGKNSPKNALKNGYICTIIGLIIMSTMGLLFFIAPNLLISLFTDDPQVVSLSTMALRLVSICQPFLAISMILSGALRGAGATRSVLFITFFGIFLVRIPITYVFLYIFNMGLAGAWIVMTIDLIFRSSLCFYTFKKGKWKYLKV comes from the coding sequence ATGAATATAAAAGAGTTTTTATTTGAAGATAAAAAACTCATTAAAAGAATTTTTAAAATAGCAATTCCTTCACTTTTTGATTTACTTGCTCAAACATTAATTTCAACTTCCGATATGATAATGGTATCCAGTATAGGTGCTTCTGCAATAAGTTCTGTTGGAGTTGGAAGTGCTGCCTTTAATGCAATTATTCCTGCATTAATAGCAGTTGCAATAGGTACAACTGCTATCTTAAGTAGAACCTATGGAGCTAAAAATAGAGAAGAGGGGCAGAAAGCATTAATGCAAAGTTATTTTATAGCTATCCCTATTGGAATCATTTTAATGCTTTCATTTTTCTTTTTTGCTAAGCCTATTATAGAAATTGTGGGAAATGCAAAAGACTTAAATTTAGAAGATGCTATTATATATCAAAAGACAACTGCTATTGGTTTTGTATTTTTATCTATTGGAATAACTACTTTTTATGCTTTTAGAGCTTTGGGGAAAAATAAAATTCCAATGATAGGAAATACAATGGTACTCATTGTGAATATAATATTTAACTATCTGTTTATATATATTTTAAAATGGGGAGTTTTTGGAGCAGCTCTTGCCACATCAATAGCAAGAGGTTCTGTTGTAATTATGTGTATATATTTAATTTTCGTAAATAAAAGACAATGGATTTCACTTAATATAAAAAAAATGAAGTTTGATTACTTTATAGCTAAAAGAATTATTAAAGTTGGAATACCTGCTGCTATTGAGCAATTAGCTTTAAGGTTTGGTATGCTTATTTTTGAAATAATGGTTATATCACTAGGAAACTTAAACTATGCTGCACATAAAATTGCACTTACAGCAGAATCATTTTCATTTAATTTAGGTTTTGCTGTATCTCTTGCTGCTACTGCTTTAGTAGGACAGGAATTAGGAAAAAATTCTCCTAAAAATGCTTTAAAAAATGGATACATCTGTACTATCATTGGGCTTATAATTATGTCTACTATGGGATTATTATTTTTTATAGCACCTAATTTATTGATTTCATTATTTACAGATGACCCACAAGTTGTTTCTTTGTCAACAATGGCATTAAGACTTGTTTCCATCTGTCAACCTTTCCTAGCAATATCAATGATATTATCTGGTGCATTGAGAGGAGCAGGAGCAACTAGATCTGTACTTTTTATTACATTTTTTGGAATATTCTTGGTAAGAATACCAATAACTTATGTATTTTTATATATTTTTAATATGGGACTTGCTGGTGCTTGGATAGTGATGACAATAGACTTAATTTTTAGAAGTTCATTATGTTTTTATACATTTAAAAAAGGAAAATGGAAATACTTAAAAGTATAA
- a CDS encoding pyridoxal phosphate-dependent aminotransferase encodes MRISDRVKNMKYSAVRKLAPLAAEAEKKGIKVYRLNIGQPNIETPKLFFEGLKNIPDHVIRYADSRGISILLEQVIEVYARDGHILKKEDIIVTEGGSEALTFAMLAICNPNDEVLIPEPFYSNYKSFLDIAGAKIIPIPTDIKNDFALPKKEEIQKLITSKTKAILYSNPCNPTGKVYTEEEVKLLANLAAENDLFVIADEPYREFIYDDNDKHYSLLDIEKAKENVIIIDSVSKHYSACGARVGFLISKNKDFMTYIMKLCQARLAAPTVEQYAVASLMKAPKEYFKEIKEIYKRRRDIIVNSLNKIEGVTCSTPKGAIYAFAKLPVESSEDFCKWLLTEFVYDNSTVMLAPGEGFYETEGLGKNEVRFSFCVGENDIEKAMRVLEEALKVYKK; translated from the coding sequence ATGAGAATTTCAGATAGAGTCAAAAATATGAAATATTCAGCTGTTAGAAAATTAGCCCCTTTGGCTGCTGAGGCAGAAAAAAAAGGAATAAAAGTTTATAGATTAAATATAGGACAACCTAATATAGAAACACCAAAATTGTTTTTTGAAGGTTTAAAAAATATACCTGATCATGTTATAAGATATGCAGATTCAAGAGGAATATCTATTTTATTAGAACAAGTTATTGAGGTTTATGCAAGAGATGGACATATTTTAAAGAAAGAAGATATAATTGTGACAGAAGGTGGTAGTGAAGCTTTAACATTTGCAATGCTTGCTATTTGTAATCCAAATGATGAAGTTTTAATTCCAGAACCTTTTTATTCAAATTATAAAAGTTTCTTAGATATTGCAGGAGCTAAAATTATTCCTATACCAACAGATATAAAAAATGATTTTGCTTTGCCTAAAAAAGAAGAAATACAAAAACTGATTACTTCTAAAACAAAAGCAATTTTATATTCAAACCCTTGTAACCCAACAGGGAAAGTATATACAGAAGAAGAAGTTAAATTACTAGCTAATTTAGCAGCAGAAAATGATTTGTTTGTTATTGCCGATGAGCCATATAGAGAATTCATATATGATGATAATGACAAACATTATTCTTTATTAGATATAGAGAAAGCTAAGGAGAATGTTATTATTATAGATAGTGTTTCTAAACATTACAGTGCTTGTGGAGCAAGAGTTGGGTTTTTAATATCAAAAAATAAAGACTTTATGACATATATAATGAAACTTTGTCAAGCTAGACTTGCTGCACCAACTGTTGAACAATATGCAGTGGCCAGTTTAATGAAAGCTCCTAAGGAATATTTTAAAGAAATCAAAGAAATTTATAAAAGAAGAAGAGATATAATAGTAAATTCTTTAAATAAGATAGAGGGTGTAACTTGTTCAACTCCAAAAGGGGCAATTTATGCTTTTGCAAAACTTCCTGTGGAAAGTTCAGAAGATTTTTGTAAATGGCTTTTAACTGAGTTTGTCTATGATAACTCAACAGTTATGCTTGCACCTGGGGAAGGTTTTTATGAAACAGAAGGTTTAGGAAAAAATGAAGTAAGATTTTCTTTCTGTGTTGGAGAAAATGATATAGAAAAGGCAATGAGAGTGCTTGAAGAGGCATTAAAAGTTTATAAAAAGTAG
- a CDS encoding YihY/virulence factor BrkB family protein: protein MKNLFENFGSKKFNTESFKLMLKRAYEKYQRANSSFWVTSLSFYTILAIVPILAILVSLSSWFGAEDYIINQIKDIAPLKEGTLELLTDFSNNLLMDARSNVLAGVGFLFLGWTFIQMFSLIEESFNEIWHIKKSRSLIRKISDYISFFIFLPLLFIILNGLVLFLLSKIKEIVFLYYIVKNIFPLISMTIFFMALYLVMPNTMVKIIPAFIASVIVSIAFLLFQYIFILLQFLLIGYNTVYGGFSVIFIFLIWVRICWFIVILGVHITYLIQNANFDINIENDNINISFNSKLYITFKVLEEIIKRYLNNQSPPNMSDLRKVTTSSPFLIGNVLDDLIRGGYVLSSRDYSEKVFCIAKNIEEVSLKEIYDFIANTGEEIYILQDGKITDNIEKIIIDKDYSRTLKSLGGESAEEN, encoded by the coding sequence ATGAAAAATTTATTTGAAAATTTTGGTTCAAAGAAATTTAATACTGAAAGTTTTAAATTGATGTTAAAAAGAGCATATGAAAAATATCAAAGAGCTAATTCTAGCTTTTGGGTAACATCTCTATCTTTTTATACAATTCTAGCAATAGTTCCAATACTCGCTATTTTAGTTAGTTTAAGTAGTTGGTTTGGAGCAGAAGACTATATAATAAATCAGATTAAAGATATAGCTCCTCTAAAAGAGGGAACATTAGAGCTACTTACTGATTTTTCAAATAATTTATTAATGGATGCCAGAAGTAATGTTTTAGCAGGGGTTGGCTTTTTGTTTTTAGGTTGGACATTTATACAAATGTTTTCTCTTATTGAAGAGTCTTTTAATGAGATTTGGCATATAAAGAAATCAAGAAGTCTAATAAGAAAAATTAGTGATTATATATCATTTTTTATTTTTTTACCATTACTATTTATTATTTTAAATGGACTTGTATTATTTTTATTATCTAAAATAAAGGAAATCGTCTTTCTTTATTATATAGTAAAAAACATTTTTCCTTTAATAAGTATGACAATATTCTTTATGGCACTTTATTTAGTTATGCCAAATACAATGGTAAAAATTATTCCTGCTTTTATAGCATCAGTGATAGTATCAATAGCTTTTTTACTATTTCAATATATTTTTATTTTATTACAATTTTTATTGATAGGTTATAATACAGTGTATGGTGGATTTTCTGTAATATTTATATTTTTGATATGGGTAAGAATATGTTGGTTTATAGTGATTTTAGGAGTTCATATAACATATTTAATCCAAAACGCTAACTTTGATATAAATATAGAAAATGATAATATTAACATCAGTTTTAATTCAAAATTGTATATAACATTTAAGGTTTTAGAAGAGATTATAAAGAGGTATTTAAATAATCAATCTCCGCCTAATATGAGCGATCTAAGAAAAGTAACAACATCATCTCCATTTTTAATTGGAAATGTATTAGATGATTTAATTAGAGGTGGTTATGTACTTAGTAGTAGGGATTATTCTGAAAAAGTCTTTTGTATAGCTAAAAATATAGAAGAAGTGTCTTTAAAAGAAATATATGATTTTATTGCTAATACAGGAGAAGAAATATACATACTACAAGATGGTAAAATTACTGATAATATAGAAAAAATTATAATAGATAAAGATTATAGTAGAACATTAAAGAGTTTAGGAGGAGAAAGTGCAGAAGAAAATTAA
- a CDS encoding penicillin-binding protein codes for MQKKIKIGGILFLLFVLGVSGYLIYNKSFFLLTLFLFSIVYLVFSIAVISNWGKKQLFAKRSSIMLLIILFFLIVYGLRLLGIQYLQKSKYVALMNEQLLSINKEIGQRGLIYDNKEKKLAFNNRKYTISINPSLLNDEKIHDEIVKDIVAIRDSKIVKLEDNILEKLSKLASEGNRYKRLVKDIDDEQKEQIDELLAGIERTKVKGSPKYRTVLQFEKSIERKYYKQDEYEKLIGMVRFTEESRDERLGISGLEKQYQNYLVEKRRNIPKLYGLNKKNILALSKETLFSDLNGKNLYLTIDADLNFILNDEIKAQFKNTNAYEAYGLIMDPNNGKILAVAAFSKDKNLLRNNIFQSQYEPGSIFKPLIVAAAMNEKFINENTAFNVGDGKIKRFKKTIRESSRSTRGIITAREVVMKSSNVGMVLISDYFTNALFEDYLKAFGLYDKTGVDFPNELKPYTSSYKNWDGLKKNNMAFGQGVVITPIQMITAFSAVVNGGTLYKPYIVEKITDSEGTVIMRNTPTAVRKVISEEVSEKMRSILEDTVEKGTGKRAYIEGYAVGGKTGTAQLSAGKSGYIRNEYLSSFIGFFPADKPKYIVMAMFMRPQADIQANKFGGVVAAPVVGNIIRRIIKEEEGFAKNVETINVSSSKDENGESIKSNLDAISYEDVMPDLEGMNPQEVLAVFKETNIDIEVIGTGLVEEQRPAAGDSLKNVKKVKIILK; via the coding sequence GTGCAGAAGAAAATTAAAATAGGTGGAATCCTATTTTTGCTATTTGTTCTAGGTGTATCTGGATATCTTATTTATAATAAAAGTTTTTTCCTTCTAACACTTTTCTTATTTTCAATAGTCTATCTTGTATTTTCTATTGCAGTAATCAGTAATTGGGGGAAAAAACAATTGTTTGCAAAAAGAAGCAGTATAATGTTATTAATTATACTCTTTTTTCTAATTGTCTATGGACTTAGATTACTTGGAATCCAATATCTTCAAAAATCTAAATATGTTGCTCTTATGAATGAACAACTATTAAGCATTAACAAAGAAATTGGACAAAGAGGTTTAATATATGATAATAAAGAAAAAAAACTTGCTTTTAATAATAGAAAATATACAATTTCTATAAATCCATCTCTTTTAAATGATGAGAAGATACATGATGAAATTGTAAAGGATATAGTAGCTATAAGAGATAGTAAAATAGTAAAATTAGAAGATAATATATTAGAAAAATTATCAAAATTAGCTAGTGAAGGAAATAGATATAAAAGACTTGTCAAGGATATAGATGATGAGCAAAAAGAACAAATAGATGAATTATTAGCAGGAATTGAAAGAACAAAAGTTAAGGGAAGTCCAAAATATAGAACAGTTTTACAATTTGAGAAGTCTATTGAAAGAAAATATTATAAACAAGATGAATATGAAAAGTTAATAGGTATGGTTAGATTTACAGAAGAATCTAGAGATGAAAGATTAGGAATTTCTGGTTTAGAAAAACAATATCAAAATTATTTAGTTGAAAAAAGAAGAAATATTCCAAAACTTTATGGTCTAAATAAAAAAAATATTTTAGCACTTTCAAAAGAAACACTATTTTCAGATTTGAATGGAAAAAATCTTTACTTAACAATAGATGCAGACTTAAATTTTATTTTAAATGATGAAATAAAAGCACAATTTAAAAATACTAATGCTTATGAAGCTTATGGTCTTATTATGGATCCTAATAATGGAAAAATTTTAGCAGTAGCAGCTTTTTCAAAAGATAAAAATTTATTAAGAAATAATATATTTCAAAGTCAATATGAGCCAGGTTCTATATTTAAACCTCTTATAGTAGCGGCTGCTATGAATGAAAAATTTATAAATGAAAATACAGCATTTAATGTTGGTGATGGAAAAATTAAAAGATTCAAAAAAACAATCAGAGAAAGTAGTAGATCTACAAGAGGAATTATAACTGCAAGAGAAGTTGTTATGAAATCAAGTAATGTCGGTATGGTACTTATCAGTGATTATTTCACTAATGCTCTTTTTGAAGATTATTTAAAAGCTTTTGGACTATATGATAAGACAGGAGTAGATTTTCCAAATGAATTAAAACCATATACAAGTTCATATAAAAATTGGGATGGTTTAAAGAAAAATAATATGGCATTTGGACAAGGAGTTGTTATAACACCTATTCAAATGATAACTGCTTTTTCTGCTGTTGTAAATGGTGGAACATTATATAAACCATATATAGTTGAAAAGATAACTGATAGTGAAGGAACTGTTATAATGAGAAATACTCCCACTGCTGTCAGAAAAGTTATATCAGAAGAAGTCTCTGAAAAAATGAGAAGTATTTTGGAAGATACAGTAGAAAAAGGCACTGGTAAAAGGGCATATATAGAGGGCTATGCTGTTGGTGGAAAAACAGGAACTGCTCAATTAAGTGCTGGTAAGTCAGGATATATTAGAAATGAATATCTATCTTCATTCATTGGTTTCTTCCCAGCTGATAAACCAAAATACATAGTAATGGCAATGTTTATGAGACCACAAGCAGATATACAAGCTAATAAATTCGGTGGAGTTGTTGCTGCACCAGTGGTTGGTAATATTATCAGAAGAATTATAAAAGAAGAAGAAGGTTTTGCTAAAAATGTAGAAACAATAAACGTTTCAAGTTCAAAAGATGAAAATGGAGAAAGTATAAAATCTAACTTAGATGCTATAAGTTATGAAGATGTTATGCCAGATTTAGAAGGTATGAATCCACAAGAAGTTTTAGCTGTTTTTAAAGAAACTAATATAGATATAGAAGTTATTGGAACAGGGCTTGTTGAAGAACAAAGACCAGCTGCTGGAGATAGTTTAAAAAATGTAAAAAAAGTGAAGATTATATTGAAATAA
- the priA gene encoding replication restart helicase PriA gives MQYFDIYIDSMKGIYTYSDKNDEFEVGENVIVPFRNIKKAGFIIRKNLKESFEFKVFNISSKVKNSLKLSNEQIKLIEWMVDYYLASYDSVIKAMIPKKIKISYSNIYTINLNKLNILNRFLDNGIIKYMISLTKISYSTAKTKFKKSVVNSLIDKKILYKDENNIYVNIGNFSKLKEENKEIFEYFYKKTIVKKEKLEEKFKKIVIKELEENEILKIEAHINEKKEYISDNTEKVFENKSLLNKKQLAIKENIENSDKKYFLLKGVTGSGKTEIYIELIKKAFFEGYGSIFLVPEISLTPQMVERFQSEFKNNIAILHSSLSDIERAKEWESIYIGEKKIVLGVRSAIFSPVKNLKYIILDEEHEATYKQDSSPRYNAKYVAIKRCLDEGAKLVLGSATPSIESYYYAKTSIYELLSLDDRYGNAEMPNIQVVDMKQEDDLFFSKALLEEIKNTLLKNEQVILLLNRKGYSTYIQCKDCGYVEECDNCSIKMSYYKSVNKYKCNYCGKQIHYTGKCTKCGSTNLIHSGKGIERIEEELKKYFDVPMIKVDSELSRNKNYFSKIYKDFSDKKYSILIGTQIIAKGLHFPNVTLVGVINSDIILNFPDFRSGEKTFQLLTQVSGRAGRGNKKGKVIIQTYEPENNVIKDSKEENYDLFYEKEISSRKIFSYPPFSKILNIGFSSEDEERLLDISKKFYDEIKSQDIELYGPTPSMVYKVQKRFRMNIFVKGSKKKIDKFKLFLKKKLNEFNDTKVRIVVDIDPINMI, from the coding sequence ATGCAGTACTTTGATATATATATAGACTCAATGAAAGGAATATATACTTACTCTGATAAAAATGATGAATTTGAAGTTGGAGAAAATGTTATTGTACCTTTTAGAAATATTAAAAAAGCAGGTTTTATAATTAGAAAAAATTTAAAAGAGAGTTTTGAATTCAAAGTATTTAATATTTCATCTAAGGTAAAAAATTCATTAAAATTATCAAATGAGCAAATAAAGCTTATAGAATGGATGGTAGATTATTATTTGGCTTCCTATGATAGTGTAATAAAAGCTATGATACCTAAAAAGATAAAAATATCATATAGCAATATTTATACTATTAATCTTAATAAACTTAATATTTTAAATCGGTTTTTGGATAATGGTATAATCAAATATATGATTTCTTTAACAAAAATTTCTTATAGTACAGCTAAAACAAAATTTAAAAAATCTGTTGTTAATAGTTTAATAGATAAAAAAATTTTATATAAAGATGAGAATAATATTTATGTAAATATAGGAAATTTTTCAAAATTAAAAGAAGAAAACAAAGAAATATTTGAATATTTCTATAAAAAAACTATTGTAAAAAAAGAAAAGTTAGAAGAAAAATTTAAAAAAATTGTTATAAAAGAATTAGAAGAAAATGAAATATTAAAAATAGAAGCTCATATAAATGAAAAAAAAGAATATATTTCAGATAACACAGAAAAAGTTTTTGAAAATAAAAGTCTTTTAAATAAAAAACAATTAGCTATAAAAGAAAATATAGAAAATTCTGATAAGAAATATTTTCTTTTAAAAGGAGTTACTGGCTCTGGAAAAACAGAAATATATATAGAACTTATCAAAAAAGCCTTCTTTGAAGGTTATGGGAGTATATTTCTAGTTCCAGAAATTTCGTTAACTCCACAGATGGTTGAAAGATTTCAATCTGAATTTAAAAATAATATTGCTATATTACATAGTAGTCTAAGTGATATAGAAAGAGCTAAAGAGTGGGAAAGTATATATATTGGAGAGAAAAAAATAGTTTTAGGTGTCAGGTCTGCTATCTTTTCACCAGTAAAAAACTTAAAATATATTATTTTAGATGAAGAACATGAGGCTACATATAAGCAAGATAGTAGCCCAAGATATAATGCTAAGTATGTGGCTATAAAAAGGTGTCTTGATGAGGGAGCAAAACTGGTTTTAGGTTCTGCCACTCCTTCTATTGAAAGTTATTATTATGCAAAAACTAGTATCTATGAACTTTTGAGTTTAGATGATAGATATGGTAATGCAGAAATGCCTAATATACAAGTAGTTGATATGAAACAAGAAGATGATTTATTTTTTAGTAAAGCACTTCTTGAAGAAATAAAAAATACTTTATTGAAAAATGAGCAAGTTATATTACTTCTCAATAGAAAGGGTTATTCTACATATATTCAGTGCAAAGATTGTGGTTATGTTGAAGAATGTGATAATTGCTCAATTAAAATGAGTTACTATAAAAGTGTAAATAAATACAAGTGTAATTATTGTGGAAAACAGATTCATTATACTGGAAAATGCACAAAGTGTGGAAGTACAAATTTAATTCATAGCGGTAAAGGTATTGAAAGAATAGAAGAAGAATTAAAAAAATATTTTGATGTTCCTATGATAAAAGTTGATAGTGAATTATCAAGAAATAAAAATTATTTTTCAAAGATATATAAAGATTTTTCTGATAAAAAGTATAGTATCTTAATAGGAACTCAGATCATAGCTAAGGGCTTACATTTTCCAAATGTGACTTTAGTTGGAGTAATAAATTCTGATATAATTTTGAATTTTCCAGATTTTAGATCAGGAGAAAAAACTTTTCAATTATTAACACAAGTTTCTGGAAGAGCTGGACGAGGAAATAAAAAAGGGAAAGTTATTATTCAAACTTATGAGCCAGAAAATAATGTAATAAAAGATAGTAAAGAAGAAAATTATGATTTATTCTATGAAAAAGAAATAAGTTCAAGGAAAATTTTTTCTTATCCTCCTTTTTCAAAAATTTTAAATATAGGTTTTAGTTCAGAAGATGAGGAAAGACTTTTAGATATATCTAAAAAGTTTTATGATGAAATAAAATCACAGGATATAGAATTATATGGTCCTACGCCAAGTATGGTATACAAGGTTCAAAAAAGATTTAGAATGAATATTTTTGTAAAAGGTAGTAAAAAGAAAATTGATAAATTTAAGTTATTTTTAAAGAAAAAATTAAATGAATTTAATGATACAAAGGTTAGAATAGTTGTTGATATAGATCCAATTAATATGATATAG